From Streptomyces sp. TLI_105, the proteins below share one genomic window:
- a CDS encoding DUF6114 domain-containing protein, translating to MSAEYPASREVPKKENRFKVWRQTRPFWAGLFTMIGGVPIAYLPYGDMRLGNVTLAMQTTAGAGALIIGVLLITLGLTMWFQPVVRVFAGVAAIVLALVSIPVSNFGGLVIGYLFALIGGGMSAAWAPAPPVEEIKRAEHDGHPEASDEAGAEPATEAVPAAVFPEQREAEHQATETTIDANGGRNSAG from the coding sequence ATGAGCGCCGAGTACCCCGCCTCCCGCGAAGTCCCCAAAAAGGAGAACCGGTTCAAGGTCTGGAGGCAGACCCGGCCCTTCTGGGCGGGACTGTTCACCATGATCGGCGGTGTACCGATCGCCTACCTCCCGTACGGGGACATGCGGCTCGGCAACGTCACGCTCGCCATGCAGACGACCGCCGGAGCCGGCGCGCTGATCATCGGCGTCCTGCTGATCACGCTCGGGCTGACGATGTGGTTCCAGCCCGTCGTCCGGGTGTTCGCGGGCGTCGCGGCGATCGTCCTGGCACTCGTCTCCATCCCGGTGTCGAACTTCGGCGGTCTCGTCATCGGATACCTGTTCGCCCTCATCGGCGGCGGCATGTCCGCCGCCTGGGCGCCCGCGCCCCCGGTCGAGGAGATCAAGCGCGCAGAGCACGACGGTCACCCGGAGGCCTCGGACGAGGCCGGTGCGGAGCCCGCGACGGAGGCCGTGCCCGCGGCCGTGTTCCCGGAGCAGCGCGAGGCGGAGCACCAGGCGACCGAAACGACCATCGACGCCAATGGCGGGAGGAACAGTGCGGGGTGA
- a CDS encoding DUF6230 family protein: protein MKSQVRGGTRWKRFAVVMVPSVAATAAIGVGLAQGALAASFSISGQEFKVKANSLVGTDFVQYGSVDAGKDLEGKDFAAPVAVSGFSEAWITNMCQSVVTPKVPFVGDVTLRLEAGTDAVKTGKDEDKVYAKGIYLDVSELKADAEFTNIDIGVAAGKLNEFGGKPVDGKPGIQPNTKANPYGFGQRAQQATLNNVQQKAWATTAGTFKLPDLHLSLHRGTDAECY, encoded by the coding sequence ATGAAGTCCCAGGTTCGTGGCGGGACCAGATGGAAGCGGTTCGCCGTCGTCATGGTCCCGAGCGTGGCCGCGACGGCCGCGATCGGTGTCGGCCTGGCCCAGGGCGCGCTCGCCGCGTCCTTCAGCATCTCCGGCCAGGAATTCAAGGTTAAGGCCAACAGCCTCGTCGGTACGGACTTCGTCCAGTACGGCAGCGTGGACGCGGGCAAGGACCTCGAGGGCAAGGACTTCGCCGCCCCGGTGGCGGTGTCCGGCTTCTCCGAGGCCTGGATCACCAACATGTGCCAGTCGGTCGTCACGCCGAAGGTGCCGTTCGTCGGTGACGTCACCCTCCGCCTGGAGGCCGGCACCGACGCCGTCAAGACCGGCAAGGACGAGGACAAGGTCTACGCGAAGGGCATCTACCTCGATGTCTCCGAGCTCAAGGCCGACGCCGAGTTCACCAACATCGACATCGGTGTCGCGGCCGGAAAGCTCAACGAGTTCGGCGGCAAGCCGGTCGACGGCAAGCCGGGCATCCAGCCCAACACCAAGGCCAACCCGTACGGCTTCGGCCAGCGCGCCCAGCAGGCCACGCTGAACAACGTGCAGCAGAAGGCCTGGGCCACCACGGCCGGCACCTTCAAGCTGCCCGACCTGCACCTGTCGCTGCACCGGGGCACCGACGCCGAGTGCTACTAG
- a CDS encoding tetratricopeptide repeat protein — MQPRNMSMSGVVDLAAVKAAGEAKAKAEQVRAEAARQGGSAAVPPSALVIDVDEAGFERDVLQRSAEVPVVLDFWAEWCEPCKQLGPLLERLAVEYNGRFLLAKIDVDANQMLMQQFGIQGIPAVFAVVAGQALPLFQGAVPEAQIRETLDQLIQVGEERFGLTGIAVDAGADAFDPAARPAGPYDALLEAAMSALDAGDLAGAVQAYKNVLADDPAHPEAKLGLAQAELLARVQDLDPGVVRQKAADDPADVTAQIAAADLDLVGGHVQDAFGRLVETVRRTAGEDRDAARLRLLELFEVIGADDPRVTAARQALARVLF, encoded by the coding sequence ATGCAGCCCCGAAACATGTCCATGAGCGGCGTCGTCGACCTCGCCGCGGTGAAGGCGGCCGGAGAGGCCAAGGCGAAGGCGGAGCAGGTGCGCGCCGAAGCCGCCCGGCAGGGCGGTTCCGCCGCCGTGCCCCCGTCGGCCCTGGTGATCGACGTAGACGAGGCCGGCTTCGAGCGCGATGTGCTCCAGCGCTCGGCCGAGGTTCCGGTCGTCCTCGACTTCTGGGCCGAGTGGTGCGAGCCCTGCAAGCAGCTCGGCCCCCTCCTGGAGCGGCTCGCCGTCGAGTACAACGGCCGCTTCCTGCTCGCGAAGATCGACGTCGACGCCAACCAGATGCTGATGCAGCAGTTCGGCATCCAGGGAATTCCGGCCGTTTTCGCGGTGGTCGCCGGTCAGGCGCTGCCGCTGTTCCAGGGTGCGGTGCCCGAGGCGCAGATCCGGGAGACCCTCGACCAGCTGATCCAGGTCGGCGAGGAGCGCTTCGGTCTGACCGGCATCGCCGTGGACGCGGGCGCCGACGCCTTCGACCCGGCGGCGCGGCCGGCCGGTCCGTACGACGCGCTCCTCGAAGCGGCCATGTCCGCGCTCGACGCGGGCGACCTGGCGGGTGCCGTCCAGGCGTACAAGAACGTGCTCGCCGACGACCCGGCCCACCCGGAGGCCAAGCTCGGTCTGGCGCAGGCCGAACTCCTCGCCCGGGTGCAGGACCTCGACCCGGGCGTCGTCCGCCAGAAGGCGGCGGACGATCCGGCCGACGTCACCGCGCAGATCGCCGCCGCCGACCTGGATCTGGTGGGCGGCCATGTGCAGGACGCCTTCGGGCGCCTCGTGGAGACCGTGCGCCGCACGGCGGGCGAGGACCGGGACGCGGCGCGGCTGCGACTCCTGGAGCTGTTCGAGGTGATCGGTGCCGACGATCCGCGGGTGACGGCCGCCCGGCAGGCCCTCGCCCGGGTGCTGTTCTAG
- a CDS encoding TetR/AcrR family transcriptional regulator, with translation MCKRTNPRGSRTGRPRSTEADTAILEATRAALVELGWSKLTMGDVAGRAGVAKTTLYRRWANKNELVVDAVAVLFDELELPDLGSLQADIEHVVLQFAALLERPETKTALMAVVAESTRDEPLRERIRASIVDRQKRLVLAGRERAQQRGELPAGRDPMTVDATDDLIFDVIAGAVVHRALVSAEPVDAPWVARLSALLVGGLGAAATIG, from the coding sequence ATGTGTAAGCGCACCAACCCCCGCGGCAGCCGCACCGGGCGCCCCCGCTCCACCGAGGCCGACACGGCCATCCTGGAGGCGACCCGCGCGGCCCTGGTCGAACTGGGCTGGTCCAAGCTCACGATGGGGGACGTGGCCGGCCGCGCCGGGGTCGCGAAGACGACCCTCTACCGCCGCTGGGCCAACAAGAACGAGCTCGTCGTGGACGCCGTCGCCGTCCTCTTCGACGAACTCGAACTGCCCGACCTCGGTTCCCTCCAGGCCGACATCGAGCACGTGGTGCTGCAGTTCGCGGCCCTCCTCGAACGGCCCGAGACGAAGACGGCCCTCATGGCCGTGGTGGCCGAGTCGACCCGGGACGAGCCACTCCGCGAGCGCATACGCGCCTCCATCGTCGACCGCCAGAAGCGGCTGGTCCTGGCGGGCCGCGAGCGGGCCCAGCAGCGCGGCGAACTCCCGGCGGGCCGCGACCCGATGACCGTGGACGCCACCGACGACCTGATCTTCGACGTCATCGCGGGCGCGGTCGTGCACCGCGCCCTGGTCAGCGCCGAACCGGTGGACGCCCCCTGGGTGGCCCGCCTCTCCGCGCTCCTGGTGGGCGGCCTGGGCGCGGCGGCGACCATCGGCTGA